One Camelus bactrianus isolate YW-2024 breed Bactrian camel chromosome 14, ASM4877302v1, whole genome shotgun sequence genomic region harbors:
- the GPR12 gene encoding G-protein coupled receptor 12, protein MNEDLKGNVSGLPRDYLDARAAENVSAAASSQVPVVEPEPELVVNPWDIVLCTSGTLISCENAIVVLIIFHNPSLRAPMFLLIGSLALADLLAGIGLIINFVFAYLLQSEATKLVTIGLIVASFSASVCSLLAITVDRYLSLYYALTYHSERTVTFTYVMLIMLWGTSICLGLLPILGWNCLRDESTCSVVRPLTKNNAAILSISFLFMFALMLQLYIQICKIVMRHAHQIALQHHFLATSHYVTTRKGVSTLAIILGTFAACWMPFTLYSLIADYTYPSIYTYATLLPATYNSIINPVIYAFRNQEIQKALCLICCGCVPSSLSQRARSPSDV, encoded by the coding sequence ATGAATGAAGACCTGAAGGGCAATGTAAGCGGGCTGCCTCGGGATTATTTAGATGCCCGTGCTGCGGAGAACGTCTCggctgctgcctcctcccaggtTCCTGTTgtagagccagagccagagctcGTGGTCAACCCCTGGGACATTGTCTTGTGTACCTCGGGTACGCTCATCTCCTGTGAGAATGCCATCGTGGTCCTTATCATCTTCCATAACCCCAGCCTGCGTGCACCCATGTTCCTGCTGATAGGCAGCCTGGCTCTTGCAGACCTGCTGGCCGGCATCGGACTGATCATCAATTTTGTTTTTGCCTACCTGCTTCAGTCAGAAGCCACCAAGCTGGTCACAATTGGACTCATTGTcgcctctttctctgcctctgtctgcaGCTTGCTGGCTATCACTGTGGACCGCTACCTCTCCCTGTATTACGCTCTGACCTACCACTCGGAGAGGACGGTCACATTTACCTATGTCATGCTGATCATGCTCTGGGGGACGTCCATCTGCCTGGGACTGCTGCCCATCCTGGGCTGGAACTGCCTCCGAGACGAGTCCACCTGCAGTGTGGTCAGACCCCTCACCAAGAACAACGCCGCCATCCTCTCCATCTCCTTCCTCTTCATGTTTGCACTCATGCTCCAGCTCTACATCCAGATCTGCAAGATTGTGATGAGGCACGCCCACCAGATCGCCCTGCAGCACCACTTCCTGGCCACCTCGCACTACGTGACCACCCGGAAGGGGGTATCGACCCTGGCCATCATCCTGGGGACCTTCGCTGCTTGCTGGATGCCTTTCACCCTCTATTCCTTGATAGCTGATTACACCTACCCCTCCATCTACACCTACGCCACCCTCCTGCCCGCCACCTACAATTCCATCATCAACCCTGTCATCTATGCTTTCCGAAACCAAGAGATCCAGAAAGCCCTCTGCCTCATTTGCTGCGGCTGCGTCCCGTCCAGCCTCTCCCAGAGAGCGCGGTCACCCAGCGACGTGTAg